In one window of Myxocyprinus asiaticus isolate MX2 ecotype Aquarium Trade chromosome 43, UBuf_Myxa_2, whole genome shotgun sequence DNA:
- the LOC127433280 gene encoding nuclear factor interleukin-3-regulated protein-like, which translates to MTTLCKMQAIKKEPYGGEDALMLAVALQGADRDLIDHKLSTLPFKSKSITCRRKREFIPDEKKDILYWERRRKNNEAAKRSREKRRLNDMVLENKLMALGEENASLKAELLSLKLKFGLVSSAAYTQEVQEISSSTAALYKDFVMPSATKGSYPRELEPVRLSSSCISVIKHSPHSFMSDVSDASAVTQGSPLINISRTPDIIKQEPLETGSYAKDRTSPYELYRNDLSSPFPGSFSQPSPFLQLTRSSSNSPRTSDGDDGAISKSSDGEDEQQVPKGPVPSRVNTKSVIVSTLKVPDASASALPHKLRIKARAIQIKVEAIDPDYESMGKSSSPSDMSASGLYQMGRFAKPEYIQSSLSPLSLQVNNVHDWNHQPKEWNKDHRETPANCKHRLCPDSPGPIPKKRIVDLQSDSNTNSDSKNLHLKQGIAGLSAEVASLKRLITKQQGSVIESIKSTTEFDSVSKGCFSN; encoded by the coding sequence ATGACTACATTGTGTAAAATGCAGGCAATTAAGAAAGAGCCCTATGGTGGAGAGGATGCCCTGATGCTGGCTGTTGCTTTGCAAGGGGCAGACAGGGATCTTATTGACCACAAGCTGTCCACCCTGCCCTTTAAGTCCAAGTCTATCACCTGTCGCAGAAAACGTGAATTCATCCCAGATGAGAAGAAAGACATCCTATACTGGGAGAGAAGGCGCAAAAACAATGAAGCAGCGAAGCGCTCGCGTGAAAAGCGCCGGCTCAATGATATGGTGTTGGAGAACAAGCTCATGGCCCTAGGTGAAGAGAATGCATCACTGAAAGCCGAGCTGCTGTCACTGAAACTCAAATTTGGCCTAGTGAGCTCAGCAGCTTACACCCAGGAGGTGCAGGAAATTTCAAGTTCCACTGCTGCACTCTACAAGGATTTTGTCATGCCAAGTGCCACCAAGGGTTCCTACCCAAGAGAACTGGAGCCAGTGCGACTGAGTAGCAGTTGCATTTCGGTGATTAAGCACTCACCTCACAGCTTTATGTCTGATGTGTCCGACGCAAGTGCGGTGACCCAGGGGAGCCCACTTATAAATATTTCCAGAACTCCCGATATCATCAAACAAGAACCCCTGGAAACTGGCAGTTATGCAAAAGACAGGACCAGTCCATATGAACTGTACAGAAATGACCTTAGTAGCCCTTTTCCTGGAAGCTTCTCCCAACCATCTCCATTCTTGCAACTTACCAGATCATCTAGCAATTCACCACGAACGTCTGATGGCGATGATGGTGCCATAAGCAAGTCTTCGGATGGAGAGGATGAACAGCAGGTCCCAAAAGGTCCAGTTCCATCCAGGGTTAACACAAAAAGTGTGATAGTCTCGACCCTCAAAGTGCCGGATGCCAGCGCATCAGCTTTGCCCCACAAATTGAGGATCAAAGCACGGGCCATCCAGATCAAAGTGGAGGCTATTGATCCTGACTACGAATCAATGGGCAAGTCCTCCTCTCCCTCTGACATGTCTGCAAGTGGATTGTACCAAATGGGACGGTTCGCTAAACCTGAGTACATTCAATCATCTCTTAGCCCATTGTCTTTGCAGGTGAACAATGTTCATGACTGGAACCACCAGCCTAAGGAATGGAACAAAGATCACCGGGAGACACCAGCTAACTGCAAACACCGGCTTTGTCCGGACTCACCAGGACCTATTCCTAAAAAACGAATTGTTGACCTTCAAAGCGACTCCAATACTAACTCTGACTCTAAGAACTTGCACTTGAAACAGGGCATTGCCGGTCTTTCAGCAGAAGTGGCCTCCTTGAAAAGACTGATTACAAAACAGCAGGGGTCTGtaattgagtccatcaaaagcaCTACTGAATTTGACTCTGTATCGAAAGGATGTTTCTCTAACTGA